One genomic segment of Nonomuraea coxensis DSM 45129 includes these proteins:
- a CDS encoding tetratricopeptide repeat protein gives MAEKLRTTALDAFVDQLNELVALAGSPTLSELRKISRNSSRDLAESTTHDILTGKRKRAPDWPWVHSFVTACCTAAERTGLDVGPLDDIKTWHHLWRAAREAPAGPAESPPVPAVLTAPEEQPVREDLLRALGRIGLRLLSQSNQHDGQNCLRLAVVALLRSRPEDARPWLRRASESGIGEAAELLDHPRRREVAAQLAYTYGRDFEQTSPGHLSVAMFFYRLAAEAGHVEAAYRLGTAHGSRDEQWVATSWFRRAAQAGHPEAISKLNGAVHRSREA, from the coding sequence ATGGCCGAGAAACTTCGTACTACGGCACTGGACGCCTTCGTCGATCAGCTGAACGAGCTGGTCGCCCTGGCCGGCTCTCCCACGCTGTCCGAACTGCGAAAAATCTCCCGCAACAGCAGCAGAGATCTGGCGGAAAGCACCACGCACGACATCCTGACCGGCAAGCGCAAACGGGCGCCCGACTGGCCGTGGGTGCACTCCTTCGTGACCGCGTGCTGCACGGCTGCCGAGAGAACCGGGCTGGACGTGGGTCCGCTGGACGACATCAAGACCTGGCACCACCTGTGGCGGGCGGCCCGCGAGGCCCCTGCCGGACCTGCGGAGTCGCCTCCCGTACCGGCCGTGCTCACGGCCCCCGAGGAGCAGCCGGTGCGCGAGGATCTGCTCAGGGCCCTGGGCCGGATCGGACTCCGGCTGCTGTCACAGAGCAACCAGCATGACGGCCAGAACTGCCTGCGATTAGCGGTCGTCGCCCTGCTACGAAGCCGGCCCGAGGACGCCCGGCCATGGCTGCGGCGGGCCAGCGAGTCCGGCATCGGTGAAGCCGCGGAACTGCTCGACCACCCACGACGGCGGGAGGTCGCCGCCCAGCTCGCCTACACCTACGGACGCGACTTCGAGCAGACGTCCCCTGGCCACCTGAGCGTTGCCATGTTCTTCTACCGGCTGGCCGCCGAAGCCGGACATGTCGAGGCCGCGTACCGGCTCGGAACCGCCCACGGCAGCAGGGACGAGCAGTGGGTGGCGACGAGCTGGTTCCGCCGCGCCGCCCAGGCCGGACATCCGGAGGCCATCTCCAAGCTCAACGGCGCGGTCCACCGAAGCCGCGAAGCGTAG
- a CDS encoding DUF397 domain-containing protein, translated as MNEATENKSQSTGWFKATFSDNGGGCVEVAFHADLVLVRDSKDPHGPVLRFTVPEWDAFLCGVYAGEFDQE; from the coding sequence ATGAACGAGGCCACGGAGAACAAGTCGCAGAGCACCGGCTGGTTCAAGGCCACCTTCAGCGACAACGGCGGCGGCTGCGTCGAGGTCGCCTTCCACGCCGACCTGGTTCTCGTACGGGACTCGAAGGACCCGCACGGCCCGGTGCTCCGCTTCACGGTCCCCGAGTGGGACGCCTTCCTCTGCGGGGTGTACGCCGGAGAGTTCGACCAGGAGTAA
- a CDS encoding helix-turn-helix domain-containing protein, translated as MEDLSEEMGKPRSKRERLATELRRLRDLAGISGRDLAGRIGISQSKISRIESGSVIPSLPEVTAWGDAVEAPSETREQLADLTQAVFVEMHAWRTALQQQTHLQDQIREQEDQARLIRVFQPSLVPGLLQTAEYARRVFTLFDPPYVEGDLPTVVAARLQRQVALYDENRSFEFLITEAALRCRPGPVRLLLAQLDRIASVATLENVSIGLIPQDGEFLVCPSHGFTLYESDGSVEDSFVEVEVTHMRLTARNAEDVALYRRQWALLGDMAIYGEAARDFLAKLSADMRSMAG; from the coding sequence ATGGAAGACCTCTCAGAGGAGATGGGGAAGCCGCGCAGCAAGCGCGAGCGGCTCGCCACGGAGTTGCGACGGCTGCGCGACCTGGCAGGAATATCGGGAAGAGACCTGGCCGGCCGGATCGGCATCAGCCAGTCGAAGATCTCGCGGATCGAGTCCGGCAGCGTGATCCCCTCGCTGCCCGAGGTGACGGCCTGGGGGGACGCGGTGGAGGCGCCGTCGGAGACGCGCGAACAGCTCGCCGACCTGACGCAGGCCGTCTTCGTCGAGATGCACGCGTGGCGGACGGCTCTGCAGCAGCAGACCCACCTCCAGGACCAGATCCGGGAGCAGGAGGACCAGGCACGCTTGATCCGCGTCTTTCAGCCGTCACTCGTCCCGGGACTGCTGCAGACGGCCGAGTACGCACGTCGCGTCTTCACGCTCTTCGACCCGCCGTACGTGGAGGGTGACCTGCCCACGGTCGTCGCGGCGCGGCTCCAGCGCCAGGTGGCGCTGTACGACGAGAACCGGTCCTTCGAGTTCCTGATAACCGAGGCGGCGTTGCGTTGCCGGCCGGGGCCGGTCCGGCTCCTCCTGGCGCAACTCGACCGCATCGCGTCGGTGGCCACGCTGGAGAACGTGAGCATCGGGCTGATTCCCCAGGACGGTGAATTCCTCGTCTGCCCCTCGCACGGATTCACGCTGTACGAAAGCGACGGAAGCGTGGAGGACAGCTTCGTGGAAGTCGAGGTTACGCATATGAGGTTGACCGCCCGCAACGCGGAGGATGTCGCGTTGTATCGACGGCAATGGGCGCTGCTCGGCGACATGGCGATTTACGGGGAAGCGGCGAGGGATTTCCTCGCGAAGCTGAGCGCGGACATGCGCTCCATGGCCGGTTGA